A region of the Oceanihabitans sp. IOP_32 genome:
TTGGTTTTTCTACGGCCATTACACCTTTGGTAGCTGAGGCAGATGCCGAAAATGATTTTGCAAAAGGTAAATCGGCATTTAAACACGGTTTGTTTTTATGTACCGTAATGGGCGTTGTTTTATTTATTGTGGTCTTTTTTGCAAAACCTCTTATGTATTCTATGAAACAGCCCGTTGAAGTGGTAGAACTGGCTATTCCGTATTTAGATTTAGTGGCCTTTTCGTTAATACCTTTAATTGGTTTTCAGGCTTTTAAGCAGTTTAGTGATGGCTTATCTTTTACTAAATACCCGATGTATGCTAATGTTATTGCAAATTTAATAAACATACTTTTAAACTATATTTTAATTTTTGGAAAATTCGGATTTCCAGAGTTGGGTATTATTGGAGCGGCTTACGGTACCCTAATTTCCAGATTTATAATGGTGTGGTATTTATGGTACATCTTAAGAACAAAGAAAAAGTCGAAAGACTATGTTACCAATATTAAGTTTTTTGTGCTCAGTAAGTCTATGTTTAAAAAAATTATAAACCTTGGTATTCCTAGCGCCATGCAAATGTTTTTTGAAGTTGCTATTTTTACTGCTGCCATTTGGTTGAGTGGCATACTGGGCAAAAATCCTTTGGCTGCAAACCAAATTGCGTTAAACATGTCTTCCATGGCCTTTATGGTTGGTAGCGGTTTAAGCGTTGCTTGTATGATTAGAGTGGCTAATCAAAAAGGATTTAAAAATTATACAGAACTGAGACGAATTGCCTTTTCT
Encoded here:
- a CDS encoding MATE family efflux transporter; its protein translation is MQIRDYTKEFKYNWKLAAPVMLGMLGHTLVSLVDNIMVGQLGTAELAAVSLGNSFMFIAMSLGIGFSTAITPLVAEADAENDFAKGKSAFKHGLFLCTVMGVVLFIVVFFAKPLMYSMKQPVEVVELAIPYLDLVAFSLIPLIGFQAFKQFSDGLSFTKYPMYANVIANLINILLNYILIFGKFGFPELGIIGAAYGTLISRFIMVWYLWYILRTKKKSKDYVTNIKFFVLSKSMFKKIINLGIPSAMQMFFEVAIFTAAIWLSGILGKNPLAANQIALNMSSMAFMVGSGLSVACMIRVANQKGFKNYTELRRIAFSFFFMGTLLAICFAIIFFVFNEQLPMLYLDLDDAENFADNTEVIAIASKLLIAAAIFQISDTIQILVLGALRGLQDVKVPTIITFISYWLIGFPICWILGKEEVYGSFGIWIGLIVGLTITSILLSFRFNYLTKKLIRIS